From Vibrio aerogenes, a single genomic window includes:
- a CDS encoding aldehyde dehydrogenase, with protein MSENQLPHFPLFINGQWVEGSKGRKLETINPATGQVWATVASAEPEDVETAVRAAREALERKDWALLTPAQRGLLLYKLADLLEENATALGESETRDSGKLAAETQSQAKYVASYYRYYAGLADKIEGHTLPIDKPDMHVFTKPEPIGVVAAVVPWNAQMFLTATKLAPALAAGCTVIIKASEVAPVAILKFAALIQEAGFPDGVVSVITGDAEGCSIPLTSHPDIDRLAFTGGPETARHVIRNTANNFAVTTLELGGKSPVLVFNDADLESAANGIIAGNFGASGQSCVAGSRVYIQREIYPALVEKLLEKTSQIVIGDPLDARSHIGPLCTYAQIGVIEETLNKALAQGARVLTGGRRAPEHGSQYYFTPTIVECPHNDIETLKVEMFGPVMSLMIFDEEEEAVSLANDSEFGLGSGLFTENLARAMRVSQRIRSGICWVNTYRAVSPVAPFGGFNQSGYGREAGIQAIQDYIRVRTTWINTSSEPMGNPFVMR; from the coding sequence ATGTCTGAAAATCAATTACCGCACTTTCCTCTGTTCATCAACGGTCAGTGGGTGGAAGGTTCCAAAGGACGAAAGCTGGAAACGATTAATCCGGCAACAGGGCAGGTATGGGCAACAGTTGCGAGCGCTGAACCTGAAGATGTTGAGACTGCGGTACGTGCAGCCAGAGAAGCGCTTGAACGGAAAGACTGGGCACTTTTAACGCCAGCTCAGCGGGGGCTGCTGCTGTATAAACTGGCGGATTTACTTGAAGAAAACGCGACCGCTTTGGGTGAGTCAGAAACCAGAGACAGCGGAAAGCTGGCGGCTGAAACCCAAAGTCAGGCGAAGTATGTTGCCAGTTATTATCGCTACTACGCTGGCCTGGCCGACAAGATTGAAGGACACACATTGCCTATCGATAAACCGGATATGCATGTGTTTACCAAGCCAGAACCGATCGGTGTGGTTGCTGCTGTGGTGCCATGGAATGCGCAAATGTTTCTGACCGCGACGAAGCTTGCGCCGGCATTAGCGGCAGGGTGTACCGTGATTATTAAGGCCTCTGAAGTGGCACCTGTTGCTATCCTGAAATTTGCGGCGCTGATACAGGAAGCCGGTTTCCCGGATGGGGTGGTTTCGGTGATTACGGGAGATGCCGAAGGTTGTTCGATTCCTTTGACCTCCCATCCGGATATTGATCGTCTTGCTTTTACCGGCGGGCCGGAAACAGCGCGTCACGTCATTCGTAACACCGCCAATAACTTTGCCGTGACCACGTTAGAGTTAGGGGGTAAATCTCCGGTTCTTGTGTTTAACGATGCTGATTTAGAAAGCGCTGCCAACGGCATTATTGCCGGGAATTTCGGTGCATCAGGACAGTCTTGTGTCGCTGGCTCACGGGTTTATATCCAGCGGGAAATCTATCCGGCGCTGGTGGAGAAACTGCTGGAGAAAACGTCGCAGATTGTTATCGGAGACCCGCTCGATGCCAGGTCACACATCGGTCCACTCTGTACTTACGCACAAATCGGGGTGATTGAGGAAACGCTTAATAAAGCATTAGCGCAGGGGGCGCGCGTGCTGACCGGAGGAAGACGCGCACCAGAACATGGATCTCAATATTATTTCACACCCACGATTGTTGAATGTCCGCACAACGACATTGAGACACTCAAGGTTGAAATGTTTGGTCCGGTGATGTCGCTGATGATTTTTGACGAAGAAGAAGAGGCGGTTTCACTGGCGAATGATTCTGAATTTGGTTTGGGATCAGGCCTGTTTACGGAAAATCTGGCAAGGGCCATGCGGGTTTCCCAACGAATCCGTTCCGGTATTTGCTGGGTGAACACGTATCGTGCAGTTTCCCCCGTGGCGCCATTTGGTGGTTTTAACCAGTCAGGTTACGGGCGTGAAGCCGGAATACAGGCGATTCAGGACTATATTCGGGTCAGAACAACCTGGATAAATACGTCATCAGAACCTATGGGTAACCCTTTTGTGATGCGTTAA
- a CDS encoding LLM class flavin-dependent oxidoreductase: MKFSLFAHMERVNEAQRQTDLYEEFISLSQIADEGGMCTVWTGEHHGMDFTIAPNPLLNLVDLAHQTKNVRLGTGTVVAPYWHPIKLAGEAAMTDILTGGRLELGIARGAYSFEYERMINGGMDAWEAGECLREMIPAIKGLWAGNHAQESKHYQFPETTSAPKPLTPNGPDIWVAARDINSHEFAVENECNVQVTPLWQGIEEVESLIERYHQACAKFDRRTKIMILQHAYVSDDAAELDYAAKKLHEFYCYFGAWFKNERPINQGLIETLSQEEIDQHPFYKQAQIRNDLMIGTSGQIIDRLKYYEDLGYDEFSYWSDSGMTREQKETSLKRFIDEVMPAFT; the protein is encoded by the coding sequence ATGAAATTCTCTCTGTTTGCACACATGGAGCGCGTGAATGAAGCACAGCGCCAGACGGATTTGTATGAAGAATTCATTTCATTAAGCCAGATAGCGGATGAGGGCGGTATGTGTACCGTCTGGACAGGTGAGCACCATGGGATGGATTTCACGATTGCTCCCAACCCGTTGCTGAATCTGGTTGACCTTGCCCATCAAACAAAAAATGTGCGTTTAGGGACAGGGACAGTCGTCGCACCTTACTGGCATCCGATCAAACTGGCGGGTGAAGCAGCGATGACCGATATTCTGACCGGTGGCCGGTTAGAATTAGGGATAGCGCGGGGTGCCTATTCGTTTGAGTATGAGCGAATGATTAACGGCGGCATGGATGCCTGGGAAGCCGGAGAATGCCTGCGTGAAATGATACCGGCGATTAAAGGATTGTGGGCGGGAAACCACGCTCAGGAGAGCAAACATTATCAGTTTCCTGAAACAACGTCTGCTCCCAAACCACTGACACCCAATGGCCCTGATATCTGGGTCGCGGCCCGCGACATTAACAGCCATGAATTTGCGGTTGAAAATGAGTGTAATGTCCAGGTGACGCCACTTTGGCAGGGCATAGAAGAAGTTGAATCGCTCATCGAACGCTATCATCAGGCTTGTGCCAAATTTGACCGCCGGACCAAAATCATGATTTTACAACATGCTTATGTGTCTGATGATGCGGCTGAGCTGGATTATGCGGCCAAAAAGCTCCATGAATTCTATTGTTATTTTGGCGCCTGGTTTAAAAATGAACGCCCGATCAATCAGGGTCTGATTGAAACCCTCAGTCAGGAAGAAATTGACCAGCATCCGTTTTATAAGCAAGCGCAAATTCGCAATGACCTGATGATTGGTACTTCAGGACAAATCATTGACCGGCTGAAATATTACGAAGATCTGGGATATGACGAGTTCTCCTATTGGTCGGATTCTGGCATGACCCGGGAACAAAAAGAAACATCATTAAAACGTTTCATCGATGAAGTGATGCCAGCATTCACATAA
- a CDS encoding flavin reductase family protein — protein MSDFDSRELRDAFGSFMTGVTIVTAVSKSGEKVGFTANSFTSVSMDPPLLLVCPAKRLSSYDVFADCEHFTVSVLAEDQQHASNTFASSKGDRFSEVAWFEDQHGVPVIEGAVTYFSCASQQKIDAGDHLLLVGQVQDFKTTEKLGLGYAKGGYFSLGMERQAEAITHRHSTQVGGLVECNDQLLLKEEDGFFSLPQGNLIPESSSYQTLKVVLETLAVEAEIGQVFSVYEKRASGHFVAYYRAEATEEKAPAGYRYVNIGELTSLKFASDDVASMIARYAEEKRHGVFRLYVGNESEGDIR, from the coding sequence ATGAGCGATTTTGATTCTCGTGAATTACGTGATGCATTCGGGTCTTTTATGACGGGCGTTACGATTGTGACTGCAGTCAGTAAATCCGGGGAAAAAGTAGGATTCACTGCAAACTCCTTTACCTCCGTATCGATGGATCCGCCGCTTTTATTGGTCTGTCCGGCGAAGCGTTTATCAAGTTATGATGTCTTTGCAGATTGTGAACACTTTACGGTCAGTGTTCTGGCGGAAGATCAACAACATGCTTCAAATACATTTGCCAGCTCTAAAGGTGACCGGTTCTCGGAAGTTGCCTGGTTTGAAGATCAACATGGCGTGCCGGTGATTGAAGGGGCTGTCACTTATTTCAGTTGCGCATCCCAACAGAAAATTGATGCCGGCGATCACTTGCTTCTGGTGGGGCAGGTTCAGGACTTCAAAACCACAGAAAAGCTGGGCCTGGGCTATGCGAAAGGCGGCTATTTCAGCTTAGGCATGGAACGTCAGGCGGAGGCGATCACTCACCGGCACTCGACGCAGGTGGGTGGTCTGGTTGAGTGTAATGATCAATTGCTGCTGAAAGAAGAGGATGGTTTTTTCAGTTTGCCTCAAGGCAATCTCATCCCTGAAAGTTCGTCTTACCAAACCCTGAAGGTGGTGCTGGAAACGCTGGCTGTTGAAGCTGAGATCGGTCAGGTCTTCTCTGTCTATGAAAAACGGGCCAGTGGGCACTTTGTGGCGTATTACCGGGCCGAGGCGACAGAAGAAAAAGCCCCGGCAGGCTACCGGTATGTGAACATCGGTGAACTCACCAGCCTGAAATTTGCTTCTGATGATGTGGCATCCATGATTGCCCGGTATGCAGAAGAAAAGCGTCATGGCGTATTCCGCCTGTATGTCGGGAATGAATCAGAAGGAGATATCAGATGA
- a CDS encoding alpha/beta fold hydrolase yields the protein MISTIPQRFKTETGLAYTKSGSGPALVLIHGVGLRLEAWMRQFEAFNRHFTVYAVDMPGHGESDIMPQCRCIEDYTDVIARWVKQDIRQPVLIMGHSMGSMIALNFASRYQEWCLGTVAFNSVFRRSEEAKAAVQERVKQIKSSLTHLHTTAPVKRWFDFPLSKLDEENAQLCTEWLSTVSLPGYSQAYEVFCHNDGPEDDELRNLSMPALFITGSDDPNSTPAMSAAMGALCPVGESRIISHAKHMAPMTHSGEINEIVIDFALSCIEAQSIEYEQQG from the coding sequence ATGATATCGACAATCCCGCAGCGGTTTAAGACTGAAACCGGCCTGGCATATACCAAAAGCGGCAGCGGACCTGCACTTGTGCTCATTCATGGTGTCGGATTACGCCTCGAAGCATGGATGAGACAATTCGAAGCATTCAATCGTCATTTCACTGTGTATGCAGTCGATATGCCCGGACATGGCGAAAGCGATATCATGCCACAATGTCGGTGCATCGAAGATTATACCGATGTGATCGCCCGGTGGGTGAAACAGGACATCAGACAGCCCGTGTTGATCATGGGCCATTCGATGGGATCCATGATTGCATTAAATTTTGCCTCACGATATCAGGAATGGTGTTTGGGCACCGTGGCATTCAATTCGGTATTCCGCCGCTCAGAAGAGGCGAAAGCTGCCGTTCAGGAGCGGGTGAAACAGATCAAGAGCAGCCTTACCCATTTGCATACAACGGCTCCGGTCAAACGTTGGTTTGATTTTCCCTTAAGCAAGCTTGATGAAGAAAATGCGCAGTTATGTACTGAGTGGTTAAGTACGGTGTCGTTGCCGGGGTACAGTCAGGCTTATGAAGTTTTCTGCCATAATGATGGGCCTGAAGACGATGAACTCAGAAATTTATCTATGCCAGCACTGTTTATTACCGGCAGTGATGATCCAAATTCAACACCAGCAATGTCAGCAGCAATGGGCGCACTTTGCCCGGTGGGTGAATCCCGCATTATCAGTCATGCAAAGCACATGGCTCCAATGACTCATTCCGGAGAAATCAACGAAATCGTGATTGATTTCGCCTTGAGTTGCATTGAAGCCCAGTCAATAGAATATGAACAGCAAGGATAA
- a CDS encoding amino acid synthesis family protein, translated as MDIQIRKIVSFEEETLIEGNKVADKPLRMFAVAAIVKNPWVGEFVENLRPVVRDYGPQLGALLTEKICALAGGADKIEAFGKAAVVGLSGEVEHASALIHTLHFGNHYREAVQAKSFLSFTNTRGTANAPIVIPMMDKNDGGRRSHYLTLQFNINDAPCDDEIVVVLGGASGGRPHHRIGDRYEELKELGHDIDNPAAV; from the coding sequence ATGGACATACAAATACGGAAGATTGTTAGTTTTGAAGAAGAGACGCTGATTGAAGGAAATAAAGTGGCCGACAAGCCTCTGCGAATGTTTGCTGTTGCTGCAATCGTGAAAAATCCCTGGGTTGGGGAGTTTGTGGAAAACCTTCGGCCCGTTGTCCGGGATTACGGGCCTCAGCTTGGTGCACTGCTGACTGAAAAAATTTGCGCGCTGGCAGGTGGTGCAGACAAGATTGAAGCGTTTGGTAAAGCAGCCGTGGTGGGGCTCAGTGGTGAGGTGGAACATGCCTCTGCACTGATTCACACCCTGCATTTTGGCAATCATTACCGGGAAGCGGTGCAGGCCAAATCTTTTCTTTCATTTACCAATACGCGCGGCACCGCCAATGCGCCGATCGTTATTCCGATGATGGATAAGAATGACGGCGGACGCCGGTCTCATTATTTAACGTTGCAGTTCAATATTAATGACGCGCCCTGTGATGATGAAATTGTTGTCGTACTGGGCGGGGCATCGGGTGGGCGTCCACATCACCGTATCGGCGATCGATATGAAGAACTGAAGGAGCTGGGACATGATATCGACAATCCCGCAGCGGTTTAA
- a CDS encoding GntR family transcriptional regulator: MLKVERPKTLKENALESLRDAITSNLFKPGDRLVERTLCESMGVSRTVVRECIRHLESERLVIGIPNSGFVVASISPEEVKEIYDIRALLECSAVGECCKRATPEVIKELYQIHKGIAASLKNNDVNQGLRLTTQFYELIFATAEKHVSWDLVEQLNSRISRLRGLTLNTLGRKTSGPLDLLLIVKAMEEKDEAKAVDLCAQHLKEACELAMSVDQGVKNEIRAI, from the coding sequence ATGCTAAAAGTTGAGCGCCCAAAAACATTAAAAGAAAACGCGCTGGAATCTTTGAGGGATGCTATTACCAGTAACCTCTTCAAACCTGGTGACCGGCTGGTCGAACGCACACTGTGTGAGTCGATGGGTGTCAGCAGAACTGTTGTCAGAGAGTGTATTCGTCATTTGGAAAGTGAACGGCTGGTTATCGGTATTCCAAACTCAGGATTTGTTGTCGCGTCGATCAGCCCGGAAGAAGTGAAAGAAATTTATGATATCCGGGCTTTACTGGAATGCTCTGCCGTCGGGGAGTGTTGCAAACGCGCCACGCCGGAGGTTATCAAAGAACTGTACCAAATCCATAAGGGAATCGCTGCAAGCCTGAAAAACAACGACGTCAATCAGGGGCTGAGACTGACGACTCAATTCTATGAACTCATTTTTGCAACCGCAGAAAAGCATGTTTCATGGGATCTGGTCGAACAACTGAATTCCAGAATTTCACGCTTGCGGGGACTGACGCTTAATACCCTCGGGCGTAAAACATCAGGTCCGCTCGACCTGCTTCTGATTGTGAAAGCAATGGAAGAAAAAGACGAAGCAAAAGCTGTGGACTTATGTGCACAACATCTGAAAGAAGCTTGTGAACTGGCCATGAGTGTTGATCAAGGAGTAAAAAATGAAATCAGAGCGATTTGA
- a CDS encoding carboxymuconolactone decarboxylase family protein, with translation MKSERFELGLKKRKETLGAEYVDKNLAKADSFNLPFQEAMTEWCWGFGWGDDTIDPKTRSMMNLTMIAALGKMEEWELHLKGAIKNGVSVEEIRSILHVIAIYCGVPQGVECFRIARGVLTEQGLL, from the coding sequence ATGAAATCAGAGCGATTTGAACTGGGACTGAAAAAACGAAAAGAAACATTAGGTGCAGAATACGTCGATAAAAATTTAGCCAAGGCTGATTCATTTAATCTTCCTTTTCAGGAAGCCATGACAGAATGGTGTTGGGGGTTTGGCTGGGGTGATGACACGATTGACCCGAAAACGCGTTCGATGATGAATCTGACAATGATTGCAGCACTCGGGAAAATGGAAGAGTGGGAATTGCACCTCAAAGGCGCCATCAAAAATGGTGTAAGTGTCGAGGAGATCCGTTCAATTCTGCATGTAATTGCCATTTACTGTGGCGTTCCACAGGGGGTGGAATGTTTCCGTATTGCACGGGGTGTATTGACAGAACAAGGGTTGCTCTGA
- a CDS encoding DUF1330 domain-containing protein: MKGYWVAFVHVEDEQQYQSYLELAPAALKKYGATMLSRGGDISIIEGFETPPQRAVVFEFDSYETALKCYHSPEYQAARQHRIHSATANIIIMKGL, translated from the coding sequence ATGAAGGGATACTGGGTTGCGTTTGTTCATGTTGAAGACGAACAACAATATCAGAGCTATCTGGAACTGGCACCGGCTGCCCTGAAAAAGTATGGTGCCACCATGCTTTCCCGTGGCGGGGATATCAGTATTATCGAAGGCTTTGAAACCCCGCCTCAGCGTGCTGTCGTGTTTGAATTTGACAGTTATGAGACGGCTCTGAAATGCTACCACTCTCCTGAATATCAGGCCGCGAGGCAACACCGGATTCATAGTGCAACAGCAAATATCATCATTATGAAAGGATTATAG
- a CDS encoding FMN-binding glutamate synthase family protein, translating into MSKDSNPNVSLRESATFDRRTMAEIRRAAETGIYDIRGFGAKRPLPHFDDLLFLGASMSRYPLEGYREKCNTSVKLGTRFAKKPIEIDIPITIAGMSFGALSANAKEALGRGASMVGTTTTTGDGGMTPEERGQSEKLVYQYLPSRYGMNPDDLRKADAIEVVLGQGAKPGGGGMLLGQKITDRVAQMRNLPKGIDQRSACRHPDWTGPDDLAIKIQELREITDWQVPVYIKVGATRTYYDVKLAVKAGADVIVVDGMQGGTAATQDVFIEHVGIPTLAAIPQAVQALQEMDMHRKVQLIVSGGIRNGADVAKCMALGADAVAIGTAALVAIGCNDPKWQKDYEAIGSSAGFYDDYQEGKDPAGISTQDPELMKRLDPETAGHKLANYLRVLTLEAQTLARACGKNDLRNLEPEDLVALTVESAAMARVPLAGTTWIPGQKY; encoded by the coding sequence ATGAGTAAAGACAGCAACCCAAATGTAAGTTTACGTGAGTCAGCAACATTCGACCGGCGGACGATGGCGGAGATTCGCCGCGCCGCAGAAACGGGCATTTATGATATTCGTGGTTTTGGCGCAAAACGTCCTTTGCCGCATTTCGATGACTTGCTATTTCTTGGCGCGAGTATGTCGCGCTACCCGTTAGAAGGCTACCGGGAGAAGTGCAATACTTCGGTGAAACTGGGAACCCGTTTTGCCAAAAAACCAATCGAAATCGATATTCCGATCACCATTGCAGGGATGAGCTTCGGCGCTTTATCTGCCAATGCAAAAGAGGCATTAGGCCGTGGTGCTTCTATGGTGGGAACCACCACCACGACGGGTGATGGTGGTATGACACCGGAAGAACGCGGGCAATCGGAAAAACTGGTTTATCAATATCTCCCCTCTCGTTACGGCATGAATCCCGATGATCTGCGTAAGGCCGATGCGATTGAAGTGGTGTTGGGGCAGGGCGCGAAACCGGGTGGCGGCGGGATGCTGCTCGGGCAAAAAATTACTGATCGGGTGGCTCAAATGCGTAACCTGCCTAAAGGGATTGATCAGCGTTCTGCATGCCGTCACCCGGACTGGACCGGCCCGGATGATCTGGCGATAAAAATTCAGGAATTGCGTGAAATTACTGACTGGCAGGTTCCTGTGTATATCAAAGTGGGGGCGACCCGGACTTATTATGATGTGAAATTAGCGGTCAAAGCCGGTGCGGATGTGATTGTGGTGGATGGGATGCAGGGAGGCACGGCTGCAACACAGGATGTGTTCATCGAGCATGTCGGTATTCCGACTCTGGCTGCAATTCCTCAGGCCGTTCAGGCACTACAGGAAATGGATATGCACCGAAAAGTGCAACTGATCGTTTCCGGGGGTATCCGCAATGGTGCGGACGTCGCGAAGTGTATGGCTTTGGGGGCCGATGCGGTTGCGATAGGTACGGCTGCGCTGGTTGCTATCGGATGTAATGACCCGAAATGGCAAAAAGATTATGAAGCGATTGGCTCATCTGCCGGTTTCTATGACGATTATCAGGAAGGGAAAGACCCGGCGGGTATTTCAACCCAGGACCCTGAGCTGATGAAACGACTTGACCCTGAAACCGCAGGTCACAAGCTGGCGAACTATCTGCGTGTCCTGACGCTGGAAGCGCAAACTCTGGCAAGGGCATGTGGTAAAAATGATTTGCGCAATCTGGAACCTGAGGATCTGGTCGCTCTGACTGTTGAATCGGCGGCTATGGCTCGTGTGCCTCTGGCAGGAACAACCTGGATTCCGGGACAAAAATACTGA
- a CDS encoding GltB/FmdC/FwdC-like GXGXG domain-containing protein — protein sequence MKTVDLKTSSVRELNQQLHNQADGLNDVEWVVTNPQGAHNVAVGLDSPLVVDIHGHAGYFCAGMNQEAEITVHGNVGQGVAENMMSGKVHIQGDASQAAGATAHGGLLVIDGNAGARCGISMKGVDIVVKGNVGHMSCFMGQSGCLVVCGDAGDALGDSLYEVHIYVKGSVRSLGADCIEKEMREEHITELKNLLDKAGCDDDPSAFKRYGSARQLYNFKVDNASAY from the coding sequence ATGAAAACAGTGGATTTAAAAACAAGTAGTGTCCGTGAACTCAATCAACAGCTGCACAATCAAGCGGACGGATTAAACGATGTTGAGTGGGTGGTTACCAACCCGCAGGGCGCACATAATGTCGCAGTTGGTCTGGATAGTCCGTTAGTTGTCGATATTCATGGGCATGCTGGTTACTTTTGCGCCGGAATGAATCAAGAAGCTGAGATTACCGTTCACGGTAATGTCGGACAAGGCGTCGCTGAGAACATGATGTCCGGAAAAGTTCATATTCAGGGAGATGCTTCTCAGGCTGCCGGCGCGACGGCACACGGTGGTCTTCTGGTCATCGACGGTAATGCAGGCGCTCGTTGCGGTATTTCCATGAAAGGTGTGGATATTGTCGTCAAAGGGAACGTGGGTCATATGAGCTGCTTTATGGGGCAGTCTGGTTGTCTGGTTGTTTGTGGTGATGCAGGGGATGCACTGGGGGATTCTTTGTATGAAGTCCATATTTATGTGAAGGGCAGTGTCCGGTCTCTCGGGGCAGATTGTATTGAGAAAGAAATGCGTGAAGAGCACATCACAGAGCTGAAAAATCTGCTGGATAAAGCGGGTTGTGATGACGACCCATCCGCGTTTAAGCGTTATGGCTCAGCCCGCCAGCTCTATAACTTCAAAGTAGACAATGCTTCAGCATACTAA
- a CDS encoding class II glutamine amidotransferase: MCGIVGLYLKNNKYEKQLGALFEPMLIAMTDRGPDSAGFAIYGDNVDSDWVKLTIRCAGESCDWAALTDKLSSSLGCEASCLSNANVGVLKVQHDETTVRQWLAAHAPEMLVLSAGASIEILKEVGLPENIASKFRLSAMKGSHIIGHTRMATESAVTMEGSHPFSTGSDLCLVHNGSLSNHNRLRDKLRREGIEFETENDSEVAAGYLTWRLNQGETLRQALENALEDLDGFFTFTIGTKDGFAVMRDPIACKPAVLAETDDYVAMASEYQALSTLPGIEDAKVWEPEPATFYIWERQ, from the coding sequence ATGTGCGGGATTGTAGGTCTTTACCTGAAAAATAATAAATATGAAAAGCAATTAGGCGCTTTATTTGAACCCATGCTGATTGCCATGACTGACCGTGGGCCGGACAGTGCGGGTTTCGCCATTTACGGGGACAATGTCGACAGTGACTGGGTGAAGCTGACAATTCGCTGTGCCGGGGAAAGCTGTGACTGGGCGGCATTGACGGATAAGCTTTCGTCATCATTAGGATGTGAAGCTTCATGTTTAAGTAATGCCAATGTTGGCGTTTTAAAAGTTCAGCACGATGAAACGACGGTACGCCAGTGGCTGGCAGCGCATGCGCCTGAAATGCTGGTGTTAAGTGCGGGTGCTTCGATTGAAATTCTGAAAGAAGTTGGCCTTCCTGAAAATATTGCCAGTAAATTCCGGCTCAGTGCAATGAAAGGGTCGCACATTATTGGCCACACGCGTATGGCGACAGAATCAGCGGTGACGATGGAAGGCAGTCATCCGTTTTCTACCGGTTCCGATCTGTGTCTGGTTCATAATGGATCATTGTCGAATCATAATCGCCTGCGTGACAAGCTCAGACGCGAAGGGATTGAGTTTGAAACAGAAAACGATTCAGAAGTCGCGGCCGGATATCTGACCTGGAGATTAAATCAGGGAGAGACGCTCCGGCAGGCTCTGGAAAATGCACTGGAAGATCTCGACGGATTTTTTACGTTTACCATTGGGACCAAAGACGGATTTGCCGTCATGCGGGATCCTATCGCCTGTAAGCCAGCCGTACTGGCTGAAACAGATGATTATGTTGCGATGGCCTCCGAATATCAGGCGTTGTCTACGCTGCCGGGTATTGAAGATGCAAAAGTCTGGGAGCCTGAACCAGCTACTTTTTATATTTGGGAACGTCAGTAA
- the glnT gene encoding type III glutamate--ammonia ligase, protein MHTEKVNSFLEENDIKYVLAQFVDIHGVAKTKSVPAKNIFDVIEKGAGFAGFAVSGLAMEPHGPDFMARGDVSTLSVVPWQPGYARLVCDGYVNNEPHPYCSRVVLKQQLAKLGKRGWTLNTGLEPEFYLFKKGDDGAMLPVDTSDNLAKPCYDYKGLSRSRTFLERLTESLTEVGFDVYQIDHEDANGQFEINYTYGDALESADRFTFVRMAAGEIANDMGIVCSFMPKPSPDKTGNGMHFHLSVTDSDGKNIFHDDSDENGMGLSQTAYHFIAGILAHAKAICAFSAPTVNSYKRLVVGGSDSGATWAPAYECFGDNNRSALLRIPYGRLEFRLPDSGCNPYLVHAALIAAGLDGVERQLDPGEPMNINLYDLSPEEIAEKNISVLPQNLGEALDELEKDAVFVEAMGQDIVAEFIQIKRKEWIDYSRHVSEWEVRQYAEFF, encoded by the coding sequence ATGCATACCGAAAAGGTAAACAGTTTTCTCGAAGAAAATGATATTAAGTACGTTCTTGCTCAATTCGTCGATATTCACGGTGTTGCAAAAACGAAATCGGTACCGGCGAAAAACATTTTCGATGTGATTGAAAAAGGGGCGGGTTTTGCGGGGTTTGCGGTCAGTGGTCTGGCAATGGAGCCACACGGGCCCGATTTTATGGCCCGTGGTGATGTGTCGACGTTAAGTGTTGTACCCTGGCAACCCGGATACGCCAGACTGGTGTGTGACGGCTATGTGAATAATGAGCCGCATCCATACTGTTCGCGGGTGGTATTAAAACAACAGCTGGCGAAGCTTGGCAAGCGGGGATGGACACTCAATACCGGACTGGAACCGGAATTTTACCTGTTTAAGAAAGGTGACGATGGCGCCATGCTACCGGTCGATACGTCTGATAATTTGGCGAAGCCCTGTTATGACTACAAGGGGTTGTCCCGTTCGAGAACCTTTCTGGAGCGTTTAACCGAATCGTTGACCGAGGTAGGGTTTGACGTTTATCAAATCGATCATGAAGACGCGAACGGCCAGTTCGAAATCAACTATACCTATGGCGATGCACTTGAGTCAGCGGATCGTTTCACGTTTGTGCGCATGGCGGCAGGTGAAATCGCGAATGACATGGGCATTGTGTGCTCATTTATGCCGAAGCCATCGCCTGATAAAACCGGAAACGGCATGCATTTCCATCTGTCTGTGACAGACAGCGATGGGAAGAATATTTTCCATGATGACAGCGATGAGAATGGGATGGGGTTGTCTCAGACTGCCTATCACTTTATCGCAGGTATTCTCGCCCATGCGAAAGCGATTTGCGCATTTTCTGCACCGACCGTGAACTCATACAAACGCCTGGTTGTGGGCGGCAGTGATTCCGGTGCGACCTGGGCACCGGCGTACGAATGTTTTGGCGATAATAACCGCTCTGCTTTGTTGCGTATTCCATACGGACGTCTTGAGTTCCGCTTACCCGATTCTGGTTGTAATCCGTATTTAGTTCATGCGGCGCTGATTGCAGCAGGTCTTGATGGTGTTGAACGTCAGCTTGATCCCGGCGAGCCAATGAATATCAATTTATATGATCTCAGCCCGGAAGAGATCGCTGAGAAGAATATTTCCGTGCTTCCGCAAAATCTGGGCGAAGCCTTAGATGAGCTCGAGAAAGACGCTGTTTTTGTTGAAGCCATGGGTCAGGATATTGTCGCTGAATTCATCCAGATCAAACGCAAGGAGTGGATTGATTACTCCCGGCACGTATCCGAATGGGAAGTGCGTCAATACGCCGAATTTTTCTAA